A region of the Carya illinoinensis cultivar Pawnee chromosome 16, C.illinoinensisPawnee_v1, whole genome shotgun sequence genome:
cctaaaccggtactctAGTTTGGTTCAGtctgatttttcaattttaatgtactatattatatattatacaatataatatattatagtatataatactttagtaataatatattgtagtatattataatatatattataattgtactatatactataatgaaatattataatatataatatagtgatatattatagtatatataatatataataatatagtattagtataactatcaatatgcactatataatattagtatgactattaatacaataaacaaaattatataagattttaaaatttaatattatattaattagtaatttatcatataatacaaaactattttatatataattatatattatatataaaaattatatacaatagaaaaaattaaaaaaaaattatatatatgaaccggtctGATTTGGTCCGATTCGGtccagttttagaaaaagaaaaatcgaaactggacccattttgaaaaataaaactggtATTGGACCGAACCAAACTTGGGACAGGACCAATTCCACcgatttggtccggtccggtccggtccggttcacattttttttacacccctatttacaaatttctcatctcatctcactatggAAATGAGGCCTTATTGTTCTAACTTAAAGTCGTTGAGTAATTTTCAATGTTTCATAATATAAATAACTTCtttgtcaatattttttttttttttggaacaacatgaactttttttatttgagaaaagctTCAAGTCGGAACTgatgtaaaacttaaaattacacCAGCCAATAAATAAGAGACACGTAAGAGTCTCATGTAAAGTATCATGATCCACATATGAGAGGATTGCTCTCAATTCCGCAGAAGTCTTCATTTCACAATTTATTTCACATGTCACTGTCATTTTACACTTCATTTCCACTTTATTTCACACGTCACTGTCATTTCATACTTCATTTCACAATTCATTTCACACTtgcactctctcttttttgtccCTTACATACTATTTCTCTCCCTTTCGTTGGTTTCTCTCGAAATTATTGTAATAGGTACTTTTGTTGGTTTTCAGTTTTATCTGCGATAGAAACAATGAGTTCGAGTGAAAATGTAAAATCAGGAAAAATGGGTATTAATGGGATTAGACCGAATACGATTCGAAAGGAGTTCAAGTTGGATTCAATGAATCTAAGTTTATCTATTTCTTTAGTTACTAAGATTTTTCGAGTTTTGAGTTGCAAAAGAGTGTTCGCCTTGCATTTCTTTGCTTGGATTCTTACCCGTTTTCATTTCAAACAAGGATTCCATTATGCGTTCTGTAAGAAGAGTTGTAGAGATGCTGAATGAAGTCGGCGGGTCATGTCGAACCTCCAGGGTTCACTCGCTGATTGAAATGCTTAACAGTTTGGGTTCCTTTGAAATGACGAAGTTTGTGATAGAAATTACTGAGAGGAAAACCGGTTATTACAACATTTTGATTAAGTGTTGGAGATGTGATTTTGAAGGAGCCAAGGGAATATTTGATGAGATGAGGCAAATGGGTAGTGATCCAATTGTCAACACTTACAAGTACCTACTTAGTAGTTTATGTAGAAGTGACAAAATAGATGAAGCTTGTCAACTACTTGAAGAAATGCAAGAAAGGAATTGTCTTCCAAATCCATTAACctttgagattttcatttatcaCTCGTGTAGACTTGGGAAGTTCGATCTTGCAATCGAGTTTCTTGATAGGATGATTTCAAATGGTCTTGATAGTAGAaattgttaataaaataaataacaaagtgcaAATAGAGATATGAGCATGTGAatattttcacaagaatatAAATAGAGACACGAGCATGTGAATACTTTCACAATAATAAAGTAACAATTACTTTCACTTTAAAAAGGCCTGCAATACTTTGGTAACGATTAAAGTAGTAGAActtgttaataaaataaataattaaatgtaAATAGAGATACAAGCCTGTGAATACTTTCACAATGATAAAGTGACAAGtactttcattttaaaatggcATGTGAATACTTTGGTTGAACTTAAAGTAGTAGCATTAACATTAACAAATGCAATGGCTTCTCAAAAGTTGTCATTAACAACAATCCAAAATATGTCaaacatttcaaaatatatcaaaatggtTTCTCAAAATATGTCATAATCCACAAAGCAACTCCAACAAAAGCATTTCATCCAAAGCTTGAACATGAATGAATTAACGATTTTGTGATGCGTGAAAATTCCACGAAGCACCAAAGTCTTGATCCTGTGACATGGTCAGATCTTGAGACATGTCAAAAGCAGTTGCATAACTTTCCGGCATATTcctacaaacaaaaaaagaagttcatattaaaagatgaataaataaaaaaattagaaatacaaataaaccaAGTGGCATAGTATTCAAACATGTCAAATGCAGTTGAAATAGAGCCCGGTTGTGAATCTATGTGAAATATAGTTGAGCTTGGTTCCCCCATAtgcctacaaaaaaaaaaaaaaattagattccttaataaagtaaaaaaactaGATTTAAGTAATTAATTAGAAACATAATTGTCACATTCTAAGTACCTATTTGATGTACAATTAGTTCTAACATGGTCCTTTTGTTTACATATACTACATCGTCACTTCTTGGTTGGACCATTTTCCTTTGGGTTCTTTTGGCGTAACGATTTGGGCCTTCCTTTAGGCATAATATGTGGAGGATTTTGTAAGGTGAAATTTGAGAGTAATTGCCTATTGACCGGTTGTGCCTCCTCAACGTTCCTGTTATCAACATTCATTAATTGAAGTTCTTACTAAATATTCTCTATGCCCCTTGAGACATGCTCATATCTTTGAATAGACTGCGATCCCATTTCAACAACTTCATAAAACTGCCTTATCAAACGATGTTTCATGACAAATGTAGTTGGGATTGTGTCCACTGGCCCCTCATCGCCACATATGCCATGTATCACGCGACTCTTTGCATTGATTGTCTACCTCTCTAAGACATATGATTGCAGTATGATGTTCATCATAgacttttttttcccaaaatatGTAGGCTGTGGCGGCATAAAAATCCAATAAATTCAAATTGACAACATGTACAAGAAACATTGAGCTTCTCCCTCCCAATTGTTACTTCATATGCAGGACTTTCTTTCCCATCATgtgtcaccaaatatattttcttcccatcttcctCACGTGTTTTAGAGGCCTTGTATCGTTGGCTTTGAAATAGCTCTTCTTGAAAGTGAATAAATGACCTTCTTGTATAGATCTTAGCTGCTTTCTCTTCCACTTTGAAACAAGTTCTCATAATTGGTTTCGTAGTTTTTGTCttcacatctttttctttctcactgAGATAATGAGTGTTCAATGCTTTATCATATTGATAGACAAAATCATGAACCATTGTACTTGAATGAACAAAGTCTTTAAAAAACTTGTTCATACTCTCACTGCATTGAGTTGTAGATATTCCAGCACAAAATATGCCTCTCAAATAAGCTGGCACCCACTAACTATGGTTTGTCCTGCAACTAACTATTGTCTTTCAATTTGtactttaataatattttagtccattcaaattcaaattcttcAATTATGAGTGTTTTATGAATACAATGGTAAAAATCTTGCTGAAATTGTGGGTACTTATTATAGACACGAGCTAGATGTTTAGGAACTTTTTGTAATATATGCCATAAACACAATTTGTGAGTTGTATTGGGCAATACCTCCGCGATGGCCTTAGCCATTGCATTGTCATCATCAGTGATTATTGTTGTTGGAGCATGACCAAGCATCGCCTCTAGCCATGTTTTCAGCAGCCATTTATAAGACTCCACTGTCTCATTTATGAGTAAGGCACATCCAAACATCACAGATTGATGGTGATGATTAACTCCAGTGAACGAAACAAAAGGCATCTTGTAGCGATTGGTGAGGTACGTGGCATCAAAAGTCACAACGTTTccaaaatattgatatgcaTCTCGTAATCTAGCATCTGCCCAAAAGCAGTTTCCTATCAATCCATTTTCATCAACTTGGATCGAATACATAAAGCCTAAACTATTACGTTCGCTTTCCAAAAAATAAGTGTACAGGCTTTGTACGTCTCCCTCTCCCAGAAACTGTCTCCTTCGATTGCTCAAATAATTTTGAACGTCTTTATTAATGCAGCCGATATTATAGTCACCACCAGACTCCTTACTCAAGAAGgacattattttttgtgttggtATCCCCGACTCATTTAGTGtgtctattaaatttttttgcgtTGGTGTTACCTGTCTATGCCCGCGAAGAAAACTTGTACTCCTAAGTGTCAACAGCTCATGATTATGCTGGAGTACAAATTTGGATACAACTCATTTTTCTCCATCCTTCCTTATTGTCATCATTGCTTTACACCCAATCTTTGTTTCTGCAGTCTCAGGTCTTACTCTATCTTTCGATTTCAAATTCTGGCAACGGAACCCCCTTCCCTTGAACAAACATATTCTACCCCAATTAGTGATCTGTCTTCCTTTGCCAAAAGGGTATGGTTTGTCGAATGCTAAAACCAGTTCATCTAGAGAAGGCTTTATAGCAAGTATGTGCATCTTCTGCATCGTCAAATTGTAGCCCCACATACGGCTCCACATATGAAGATGACCCGATATTTGGTTCATTGGGCAAGCTCTTATCTTCTTcaacctcaacatccaaatcttcaattatttcaatttcatcGGCACTAGAATTTACAGAAGCAAATACCTCAACATTATCCCTAGAAAtactcatctttcaaatttttacttCACCTAATATCatgaaaaatgtttcatttaGAGAACAAAAATTTCATGCACAATAGTTAATAATTTAATGGAATTGTACCCAAAAATAAGATTGGCTATaaacatcattaattaaaataaggTTGCACTACTGGGAACATACTTTTAGTTCCAATCATTATTATAGAGGAAACAAACAAGGAAAAAATTTGGTGGTTCTATAccttaaaaagtaatttaaacaTTATTATCATAATGCACTTTTTCAacttaaacatattttattcaatcatgcaGGTAATCTCAAAAGTTTCTGGTTTGGGATCATGTTCTTTACCATttgagttttattaaatttttggtGGGCCATTATGTTGCAGATCAGTAAtttgtaataaattttttatttttatttttcttcatgttaGTGGATATGGCTTCAACAACAATCCAAAAAagtcattttcaaatatataaaaacaaatttttttgtcaCAATGCTATGCTACATATTATTAAGTTAccgagacattttttttttgtcttttttttttaaaaaaaaggttaatgataaaaaaaacaaactttttttttttttaaacttgacAAACTGTTTTGTGAGACAGGTTAATGCTACAAACTAAACATATTATTTT
Encoded here:
- the LOC122298907 gene encoding pentatricopeptide repeat-containing protein At3g04760, chloroplastic-like yields the protein MRSVRRVVEMLNEVGGSCRTSRVHSLIEMLNSLGSFEMTKFVIEITERKTGYYNILIKCWRCDFEGAKGIFDEMRQMGSDPIVNTYKYLLSSLCRSDKIDEACQLLEEMQERNCLPNPLTFEIFIYHSCRLGKFDLAIEFLDRMISNGLDSRNC